Genomic segment of Mercurialis annua linkage group LG6, ddMerAnnu1.2, whole genome shotgun sequence:
tcttttattttcttgtgtGAAACGATGGTGTCTGGTGTTAGAATAGCAGCTCTTTAAAAAGCTATGGGTTATGATAATTCTTTTTCGGTCGACAGCATAGGTCGGAAAGGAGGTCTGACTTTTATTTGGAAGGCGGAGTTTGAAGTAGAAGTCATTGGATCGTCCTGTAACTTCATTGATTTGCATGTAAAGTCCGTAGTAGAGCAAGTGTGGCGTTTAACAGTTTTTTATGGTTGCCCAGAGAGGAATAGAAGGCGTGATTCGTGGAAGATCATTCAAGATCTAAGCTTAGTAAATTCCCTGCCTTGGTGTATTATAGGGGATTTTAACGATATTCTTTCGCATGATGAAAAGCGTGGAGGTGCTCGTCAGCCTAGCTGGTTAGTAAATGGGTTTCGAGAAGCTATCTTAAACAGTGGTCTCAGCGATATGGGAGCCACAAGTTACAAATATACTTGGTCCCGTGGTAGAGGTAATCAGGGCAAAGTAGAGGAGCGTCTTGATAGGGTTTTGTGCTCAAATATGTGGTCTGAACTTTTTCCTTAAGCTGGAGTCGTGAATCTAGAATCCACCACTTCAGAACACTTACCTATTTTATTACACCTGAAACAGTAGGTAGGAGAGACAAGAACGACAAAATTTTGTTTCAATAACGTCTGGCTTGTTAAAAAAGATAGTGCGGAAGTCATCGAAAATTCGTGGAGATGCAGGCCTGAGGCTGATTTTCTCGAAAAGTTGTCCTTTACAATGGAGGGTCTCAAAAGTTGGAGCGGTGACTGTGCTCCTAAGTTCAGATCTCGATTGAAGGGCATTCGGGATCGTATGAGAAGATTCCAAAAAAGAACTGATACTAGGGGTTTGCAGCAGTATAACAACTTGGTGAAGGAGTATAATAATTTGCTTGGGGAGGAAGAAGTTTATTGGAAACAGAGGGCAAAGAGATTTTGGCTCTCAGAAGGGGACTCCAATActagatattttaaaaactttgCAACAGGCAGGAAGAGAGTCAATAGAGTCGACCGGTTGCGTGATGAGCAAGGTATTTGGAGAGACACGAAGCAGGAGGTTGACGACATCATTTTGAGGTATTTTGAAACTTTGTTCACAGAACCACATGTTGGCAGTATTGATCTATTGAATGTTGAAACTTGTATTTCTGATTTGGATAATGAATTCTCGTTGAGTCCTTTGTCTAATCTTGAGGTTAGAAATGCAACTTTTAGTATGCATAATATCGCCTGGGCCTGACGGTTTTAATCCCGCTTTCTATAAGAAATATTGGGGTGTGGTGGGTAAGGATGTGATAAAGTTGTGTAGAGATTTTTTTTGCCACTGGTTCGTTTAAAGATggtttgaataataaaaatatagctTTAACTCCTAAAGTTAATAATCCGGAAACTGTTTTCGATCTCACACCCATCTCCCTTTGTAATGTGGCGTATAAAATCATCTCTAAAGTCTTGGCGAATAGAATGAAGAACTTAATGCCTAAAATTATCTCAGAGAATCAAAGTGCTTTTGTTGAGAATAGGTTAATTACCGATAATTTCCTTATTGCTTATGAGATAGGCATTACTTGAGGTGTAAGCGTAGAGGCAAGTTCGGGATGGAGGCTCTTAAAATTGATATGAGTAAAGCTTTTGATAGGATTCGTTGGGAGTTTGTCAAATTTATGCTTAAGAAATTGGGTTTTTGCGATGCTTGGGTTAACTTGATTATGTTTTGCTTACAATCGGTCAAATATACTAGTATTGGTGATTGTGCGAGTATGGACCCCATTATTCCTAGTCGCGGTTTGAGACAAGGCGATCCCCTCTCACCCTATCTCTTTATTATTTGTGCGGAAGGCCTTAGCCTTTTGCTTGCCCATGAAGAGTCGGAGAGTAATTTGCATGGAGTGTCTATTTGTCGAGGTGCCCC
This window contains:
- the LOC126687780 gene encoding uncharacterized protein LOC126687780; this translates as MGYDNSFSVDSIGRKGGLTFIWKAEFEVEVIGSSCNFIDLHVKSVVEQVWRLTVFYGCPERNRRRDSWKIIQDLSLVNSLPWCIIGDFNDILSHDEKRGGARQPSWLVNGFREAILNSGLSDMGATSYKYTWSRGRDSAEVIENSWRCRPEADFLEKLSFTMEGLKSWSGDCAPKFRSRLKGIRDRMRRFQKRTDTRGLQQYNNLVKEYNNLLGEEEVYWKQRAKRFWLSEGDSNTRYFKNFATGRKRVNRVDRLRDEQGIWRDTKQEVDDIILRYFETLFTEPHVGSIDLLNVETCISDLDNEFSLSPLSNLEVRNATFNGLNNKNIALTPKVNNPETVFDLTPISLCNVAYKIISKVLANRMKNLMPKIISENQSAFVENRLITDNFLIAYEIGIT